ttaatagtttgagTTCTGTTTTAcatgatgtttttaaagattttatttatttattcatgagagacactgaaagagaggcagagacataggcagaagaagaagtgggctccctgtgggatgtctgatgtgggacttaatgcCAGGATCCTGGAACCATGttccaagccaaagacagatgctcaaccactgagccacaagcATCCctagtttatataaatttcatttctattcaaaTTTCATATGAAATGTGTGGTGCATATTAgtattttattcatgaggcagGATTATTCTTTAGGCTTGGGCCACTGAAGACAGATTAAATTGCCCGATACATAACCAAGCACAATAAATTATAGGTTGGTATTTAGAAGTAAGTAGAAGTACATCATAAGCTGGAAGTAGCTAACTTCTTACAAGGGAATGTAGAAATTAGAAATGCTCCTGTGATCAATGTGTGGCAAGGAGCTAAAGCATTTACAATTAAACTCAtcacactatttttttaagtaacagtCTTCTGAGTGCTGCAATCACATCCTTGTTCCTAAGACTGTATATCATAGGATTAAACATCGGAGTCACAATGGTATAGAGAAGAGACAACATTTTGTCAGTTCCAGCAGAATGAATGGATTTGGGCCTTAAGTAGGTGATGGTAGCCGATCCAAAGAATAAAAGCACAACAATGATATGGGAAGAACAGGTGGAGAAGGCTTTAGACCGGCCCCTGGCTGAGGATAACTTTAGGATGGTGGAAATGATTTTCACATAAGAGCCAAGTATAAATAGAAAGGGAATCATTGCAAATAATATAGCAACTACAAAGACACACATCTCATTAAGTGAAGTGTCCCCACAAGCCAGCTTGATCAATGGGGGGATGTCACAGAAGAAGTGGTTAATTTGGTTAGAACCACAGAAAGGCAGCGAGAACACCTGACATGTTTGTCCTATCTGGACTGGAATTCCACTAAGCCAGGCACCAACAGCCAGTTGGACGCACATCTTGTGGTTCATGATGAGAGGGTAGTGCAGAGGGTTACAAATGGCCAcgtagcggtcataggccatcactgCCAAGAGGAAACATTCAGTGGCTCCCAGCATGAGGAAGAAGCACATTTGAGTGGCACAGCCCAACCAAGAAATGCTTCTGTCCTGAGTCCAAAGGTTCACCAGAATCCTGGGGAGGGTGACAGACACATAACAGATTTCCAAGGAGGAAAAATTTGCCAGGAAAAAATACATGGGTTTCTGGAGTGCAGCATCAAGactggttattattattatgaggCTATTTCCAATTAAGATAATAACATAAACGATGGAGAACACCCCAAATAGAAACCCTTGGAGGTTTGGAAGGTCAGAAAATCCCAAGAGTACAAATTTTGTTATTGTGGAACCATTGTCTTCTGCTCTCATCTCTTCAACGTCATCTGTGGGAATGATTGAATCAGAAGTCCAAGTTACTCTGATTTCTTTGGTTCTTGTCTTCTTGCACACAAACAGGATGGCATGCCTACCAATTTTTCCCATCCTCTGTTAAAACAAATCTGTAATTACCAGCATTGTAAAGTGTGTTGAAGTGtatctttcattattattaaatgtatttgtaagaaaaaaaaatccatgtttttttttctgatatgaatTATCATATTGCTTTGCTTCTGAAGATATGTGATTATCATTTTGCTATCCATAGGAATACTCAAAAGTACAAAATCTGAATTTATGTTCACTTGTGACAAGGATTCCATTCTTTCACCTCCTATattttctccccacccctcaaCTCTGTTTTCCACTATTATCAATTCAAAATGAATCTCATTGCACAAGTAAATATTTTGTAAGCCACCTAAATTGGCTTTCGGGCTGAATacagttcatttttaaagtagtgggggtttttttggtatttctAAGTGTCTTGAGCTTTGACATTCTGCATGCTTAACTATTTTACTGTAAAACAAAATCGATGAGCTGAACACTAAATATTATGGGgtgttattttatctttaaactgTGTATTTTAGTGTAAGATCCCTGAAATCagcagtcattttttttaaggttttgcagaaggaagaaaatgaagtttaaaatggTGTATGTGTCCTGAAATACCCAACAGTAGAAGGCAGGCTCATCTAACATTTATGTTCAAGAAAGCAATCCCAATTACAATCTACACCCCTCACAAATTtaccttataaaaaaaatatcaaccaaaACTCATCATTGAGACCTTCCTAAATTACCCAGATCCTCAATAACTGTTATCATTCTGATGATCCCATtaatcctttctctcttttccttccacaCATATGTGTCTATGTTTATGCGCATGAGTGTATCGGGAGGAATGTACTTTTCTCATTGCTATCAGTCGATTATAAActtcttttgatattttctgcatctttctacgcaattcatattatatatatattttttcaaaatgtgatttACTCACTTCTTGAATAAATTACAAATGAGCCAAATTGGTAGTTTCTTTGGAACAGTCTTAGATGCTTATACCTTAGTGTAAACATGAGTTCCTATAAAATGCAGACGTCcccagcttctctccctcttatAGATCGAGCATGCCTTCTGtggttttgtgtatgtgtttgaaTTATACTCTTTTCATTCACTCTTGTGGAAGTAGcaaattgcttcatttttttcaatatgtcTAGATAACTTGCATATTATGAGTTAGCTATTTTGGAAGCCAATAGAAACTAACTGCAAAGAGCAGATATGTCTATAACTATATTCTAAGTGTGTTTTATATGGACAATGGTCAAATTTAAGCCAAAAACATAGACTCAGgtaagccctggtggctcagcagtttagcactgctttcagcccaggacatgatcctggagacctgggtcgagtcccacgtcgggctccttgcatggagcctgcttctccctctgcctgtgtctctgcctctctctctctctctctctctgtgtctctcatgaataaataaataaaatcttaaaaaaacaaaaaacatagctCAAAAGGGGCAGGAACAACAGTCCATGCAAACCTTGAGCATCCAATGATTTTCTGTggcttagaaaaggaaaaattaatgctAATTTCTTTTACAGTCTACAATATTCCAAACTATATATTAAagtaataaagatatttaaattttacccCACTATTAAACAATTCTTTCGATGGAAACTTGGTTACAGAGAATGTAAAAATGCTATAAGTGAGTGTAAGATGGTCAGAAATTAGCAGCTGATAGGTGTTATACAAGACTACACAACCAAGGCTGTTTTTCGCTATACCATCCTACACACATTTACTATGCTTTATTCACCTATTTAATTTATCATAGTGTCCAATATATGCACAATTACtcaaattatttgttgaattaatcaCTGCATCTTTCTACACTAGCATGCCTCATGCACCCATATTTGATCAATAAACCATTGCTCTCAGAAACTGCCAttctatttattctctttatcGGATCTGCTCTTCATGTAAGCTCTTCCCTCATTATTTggtttcctttacatttttttcttactgttcaAATGGACTAGTATGTTTGAAAAGCAAATCGAAACTAAGAAACTAACAAACAATTAACAAGGAGAAGCAGCATCAAAACTTGCACTCAGGAATATAATGTTctagaggtgcttgggtggcatctgattcttgactttgattcaggtcatgaccttagggtcatgggattgagcccagcatcaggctctgagtGGAGTAtgctgaagattttctttttccactctTTTTACCCTTCAGTCCAATTGTGcgttctgtctctctcaaacaaataaaatattaaaaaatatatattatatatataatgttctaTATTTACTGAAGCTTTTCTGTTTGCCCTCcacttttcatttgtaaaatggaacaaaattttatgaatatttgatGGAATTCTCAGTGTAAAACCATTTATAGAGTAAAAAAGGATTTaacaattaatatttaataatgattaaaaataaatattaaaatattaactgaatCATGTGCTTATATTCTGAACACAACCTCACCAACAAAAGCATCCTCAAATCTTGCAGCATAGCCCTAGTTTTTCTGACTTCTGGAAACCTTTAGATGTTCTATTTATACAACTCACAAAATACTATATCATACAGGTAAATGTCAATTCTgcttttgttcaaatattttgtttgttttctctggtcttccactgaaataattttttgatgTGGAGATTGGGATTTCAATGGGATTTAACATCTGATGTATAACATGCTTGTATTCAAAACAGGTATATAAAATCAAATTgaagttaagaaataaaaaatcggAATTTGGTGGATGTAATTCAGAAGGCTTTTTCCTTTAGAAGTtgctaaagataaaaaatgaaaacatgctgAGATCTCTTTAGCATCTTTAAACTCATTTATCAtggaatctctttttttaagttattttattttattattcttattattttttttttgaaatctaacTCTTAACAAGCAAAAATTACCTTTGGTATTAGCTGGATGGAAACTCATTTCAAAAAGGTCCACTTACTATCTTGTTCCTTAGttatacataattaaattttCCGGAGATATGATCTTCAGATTTAGTACTGCAAACTACTTAACACATAGTAGTTATGCATGTTAGCACCAAAGATGTTGACAGTGATGATTATCTTGATGATAATACAGATGTCAGTAATCTTTGATATATTGGTCTATTATGTCACAAagtactttatattttctttcatgttataataataagtcagaaaaattaaaaggcagtCTGAATCAGTGTTTTGAAGTTAAACCAGAGCAACAATATTGACAAAAgatcccttttaaaattttctgtaaataaaatgtgttcagtTCTTTGCTGATCACGAAAAACATGATTGTTAGTAAAGCTAAATTTGGTATTAGACAAAAATTCATGCTTACCTATTTGGATCGAGGTTAAAATACAAGGCTTGCCTTTATTGATTGAAGAAGACAGAATGAGAACTGTATTTTTGACAggtaatttacttttatttgaaaCAGAAGTTAATTCCATTCTAAAATATGTTCACACCTAGTGCTCTTTAAGAAGGAAATATCTTATACCCTTGGGATCAGCTCCTTTCCTGTGTCACTTTCTAATTAAACTAAACCATTCTGTCTGCCAATCAAGGAGTTTGGTACAATAACGAAAAACACATCTGGCCATACCACTCTCTCTAAATTCTCTAtgtctcttacttttttttaaatgatcattaaGAAATGTAAGCAATGTAAAATCAGAAATTTATGgttacatattatttataatagaaactAAGATGTTCTAATAAAGATTCAAGTGTGTAGTGtcttaaagtttatttctctGTCATTAAAAATTCAGAGGTAAGAAATCTAGGGCTGTTGGGGCAGTGATGTCACCTTCAGTGTGAACCTGCCATCATCATGTCCATGTTAGTCAGACAGTCTCATCATTTCCCACAggatagaaagggaggagggggtTGAAGGGGAACACTCACTTATTCCTTTTTAGAATGAAAAGGAAACTAGAAGAAACAGCATGCAGAATTTTCAAGCATAATCCCCTATGTCAAATTTAGCCAGAAGACCCTCCCTCTCCAAGCTGGAagagaaactataaaatacttcTCTAGGTACTGCCATGAAACCAGCTAAGACTCTATGACTATCAACTCCTCTCAAATGACCAAACAAAAATACCAAGGAGTTATGGCACCCAGTTCCTCGCCAAGTATATTTTCAGGTTAACTGTGGCTCCTTGtggtgtaataataataaaataagagaatttagATATTTTAGATAGATGTTCAATTGTTCCAGTGTTGTTTGTTAAAATGaacactcttttttttccactgaaaagaataatacatattGTCCAAATGAAATTGATTCCAGGACTGCATATTTGGTTTAATATCTAGAAATCAAGATATGCACCATTTTACCTGAACTGGACAAAAATACATGattatctcaacagatgcagaaaaagctctTGACCAAATGTAATAtctattcatgacaaaaactctcaataaattgaGCTTCATTTATGCCATTTTATGAAGTAATCTACAACGAGTATCACTCTTACTGATAGAAAACAGAATGATTTCCCCTaaatcaagaataagacaaggagATCCACAATAACTATTTATATTTGACAATATATAGGAAATTCTACACAGTGCAGCAAGaccagaataagaaataaaagacatacggataagaaaagaagaagagaagaaaagaagggaaataggTACATATTTTCAGAAGACATAATCTTTTATACTTTTactatcaaataaatatacaatataaataaatatattacctaatagagaaaatatgaatatataagaaagatacataaaaccatctgaaaatgagtgaaaatatcagtgagggtgacaaaacatgagagacacctaactctgggaaacaaacaaggggtagtggaaagggaagtgggtggggggttggggtgactgggtgatgggcactgagggggtcacttggtgggatgagcactgggtgttatactatatgttggcaaattgaactctaatgaaaaaataaaagtaaataaataaataaaaccatctcATATATCAATTGTAAATAGACACATGATTCAATTACAATGGAACACAGGTTTAAATAGATAGATGTTTCTCTAAGTAAAATATAAGATAgacaataagcacatggaaaattCTCAATATTAGCCATGAGGGAattgaaaatcaaaatcacaacgTAATTATATTTCATGGCT
This is a stretch of genomic DNA from Canis aureus isolate CA01 chromosome 21, VMU_Caureus_v.1.0, whole genome shotgun sequence. It encodes these proteins:
- the LOC144293327 gene encoding olfactory receptor 10AG1-like; this translates as MYVLLYYDVEEMRAEDNGSTITKFVLLGFSDLPNLQGFLFGVFSIVYVIILIGNSLIIIITSLDAALQKPMYFFLANFSSLEICYVSVTLPRILVNLWTQDRSISWLGCATQMCFFLMLGATECFLLAVMAYDRYVAICNPLHYPLIMNHKMCVQLAVGAWLSGIPVQIGQTCQVFSLPFCGSNQINHFFCDIPPLIKLACGDTSLNEMCVFVVAILFAMIPFLFILGSYVKIISTILKLSSARGRSKAFSTCSSHIIVVLLFFGSATITYLRPKSIHSAGTDKMLSLLYTIVTPMFNPMIYSLRNKDVIAALRRLLLKKIV